GACTTCCGCGTGGCGAGCCGGACGGCGAAGCTGGGGTACCGGCAGATCCGGATGGGGCTGATCAGCGGCTGGGGGGGAGGCCCCCGCCTGGTCCACCTCATCGGGAAGGGGCGGGCGCTCCGTCTGATGACGACGGGAGAGCTGTTGTCCTCCGAGGAGGCGTTGGACATCGGGCTGGTGGACCAGGTGGTGGAGGCGGACCAGGTGATGCCGTCGGCGCTCGCGCTGGCGCGGACCATCGCGGAGAACGCTCCGCTCGCCGTGCGGGCGTACAAGCGCCTCGTGCAGATGACCGCGCGGGTGCCGCTCGAGGCGGCGCTGGAATTCGAGACGGAGCTGTTCGGCCCGGTGTGGGTCTCGGAAGACCACGACGAGTGCGTCCGCGCCTTCTTCGAGAAGAGGAAGCCCAACCCGGTCGGGAGGTGACGGCGCGCGTCTCGCGGCCGAAACGAAAACGGGGGGCCGGGACGAAAACGCCCCCGCCCCCCGGATGCCGTTCCCGGCGGTTTCCGGACCGCGCTACTCGACTGGGGTGAACGTCCCCGCCTTCGCCTTGAACAGCGCCTTCAGGAATTCGCGGTTGAGGCGCGCGATGAACTTCACGTCGATCCCCTTCGGACAAGCCGCCTGACACTCGTAATGGTTCGTGCAGTTCCCGAACCCGCACTCGGCCATCGCCTTGATCATGTTCGCGACCCGCTCGGGCGCCTCCACCTGCCCCTGGGGGAGGGCGGCGAACTGGGAAACCTTGGCGCCCGTGAACAGCATGGCCGCGCCGTTGGGGCACCCGGCGACGCACGCGCCGCAGCCGATGCACTCCGCCGCGTCCATCGAGTAGTCGGACTCCGCCTTGGACACGGGGAGGGCGTTCCCGTCGGGAACCCCGCCCGTGTGGCACGAGGTGTATCCGCCCGCCTGGATGATCTTGTCCAACGCCCCGCGGTCCACCACCAGGTCCCGGAGGATCGGGAAG
This genomic window from Deltaproteobacteria bacterium contains:
- a CDS encoding enoyl-CoA hydratase/isomerase family protein: MKKNVLYSEEGGVGVITVDRPEVHNALNMGTIRELRELCLKLKAEERLRALILTGAGDKTFLSGGDLKEFRHLKTVEEARHMVSTMKEATDLLSGFPWPVIAAINGLAVGGGCETAVACDFRVASRTAKLGYRQIRMGLISGWGGGPRLVHLIGKGRALRLMTTGELLSSEEALDIGLVDQVVEADQVMPSALALARTIAENAPLAVRAYKRLVQMTARVPLEAALEFETELFGPVWVSEDHDECVRAFFEKRKPNPVGR
- a CDS encoding 4Fe-4S dicluster domain-containing protein, giving the protein FPILRDLVVDRGALDKIIQAGGYTSCHTGGVPDGNALPVSKAESDYSMDAAECIGCGACVAGCPNGAAMLFTGAKVSQFAALPQGQVEAPERVANMIKAMAECGFGNCTNHYECQAACPKGIDVKFIARLNREFLKALFKAKAGTFTPVE